In Rosa chinensis cultivar Old Blush chromosome 1, RchiOBHm-V2, whole genome shotgun sequence, a genomic segment contains:
- the LOC112189915 gene encoding LOW QUALITY PROTEIN: pentatricopeptide repeat-containing protein At3g03580-like (The sequence of the model RefSeq protein was modified relative to this genomic sequence to represent the inferred CDS: inserted 1 base in 1 codon) yields the protein MRTANVSSFYGLSKQVVYSMFSKSLSSSKTRREVHKLNSLIITLGLHQSVLFSGKLISKYAQLRYPISSLSVFHQVWPKHNPYLWNSIIRALIHNGLHSKALDHYNEMHGMNVQPDRYTFPSVINACAGLCDLEMGMVVHHRILEKGFGSDLYICNALIDMYARFGELGNARHVFDEMPERDIVSWNSLISGYGSNAYWEEALEMFRRLRIDGLLPDCFSISSVLPACGGLVDVKEGRLVHAMVEKIGVHADVLVSNGLLSMYFKFGWSKDAQXSFDEMVVRDSVSWNTVICGYSQLGLFEEAINLFRVMIKEFTPDLLTITSVLRACSHLQDLELAKYVHGYMKRSGFEFDTMANNVLIDTYAKCGSLLASREVFDYMECRDSVSWNSMINGYFLNGCFDEGLNLFKMMRSNMKPDSVSCVTILSVYTQIRHVDQGKMIHCDIVKLGFDSDVIVNNVLVDLYAKCGKIQDALKVFDSMTARDVVTWNSIISACTHNEDCSLGFKMILRMRNEGVMPDTATMLGILPVCSLLAAKQKGQEIHGCIFRLGFHSDVPVGNALIEMYSSCGSLESSIRIFEQMYIKDVVTWTSLISAYGTYGEGEKALRAFEEMEAAGVLPDHLAFLAVIYACSHSGLVEDGLAYFDRMKKHYKVEPRMEHYACVVDLLSRSGLLAQAEDFIHTMPMKADASIWGSLLSACRENGEEKIAAHVSEQIVQLNSYDTGYHVLVSNVYAALGKWDKVRTMRKHMKAKGLTKDPGFSWMEIQKKG from the exons ATGAGAACTGCGAACGTAAGCAGCTTCTATGGTCTTAGCAAACAAGTTGTCTATTCAATGTTCTCAAAATCTCTGTCTTCCAGTAAAACTAGAAGAGAAGTACACAAACTCAACTCACTGATCATCACTTTAGGATTACACCAATCTGTGTTGTTCTCTGGCAAGCTCATAAGCAAGTATGCCCAACTCAGATACCCCATTTCTTCCCTCTCAGTTTTCCACCAAGTTTGGCCCAAACACAATCCCTATCTATGGAACTCAATCATCAGAGCACTTATCCATAATGGGCTTCACTCAAAAGCTCTTGACCATTACAATGAAATGCATGGAATGAATGTTCAGCCTGATAGGTATACCTTTCCTTCAGTGATCAATGCCTGTGCTGGGTTGTGTGATCTGGAAATGGGTATGGTTGTGCATCACCGTATTCTGGAGAAGGGTTTCGGCTCAGACTTGTATATATGTAATGCATTGATAGATATGTATGCTAGATTTGGTGAACTTGGTAATGCACGCCatgtgttcgatgaaatgcctgAAAGAGATATTGTGTCGTGGAATAGTCTGATTTCGGGGTACGGTTCAAATGCATATTGGGAGGAAGCTTTGGAAATGTTTCGTAGATTAAGAATTGATGGGTTGTTACCGGATTGTTTTTCGATATCTAGTGTTCTGCCTGCGTGTGGAGGCTTGGTTGATGTTAAGGAGGGTCGGTTAGTTCATGCTATGGTTGAAAAGATTGGAGTGCATGCAGATGTTTTAGTAAGTAATGGGCTTCTCTCAATGTACTTCAAATTTGGTTGGTCTAAAGATGCTC ATTCTTTTGATGAGATGGTAGTTAGGGACTCTGTTAGTTGGAACACTGTGATTTGTGGGTACTCGCAGTTGGGATTATTTGAAGAGGCAATCAATTTGTTCAGGGTAATGATAAAGGAATTCACACCTGATTTGCTAACAATCACATCCGTGCTCCGTGCTTGTTCACATTTACAAGACTTGGAACTTGCAAAATATGTTCATGGCTACATGAAAAGAAGTGGTTTTGAATTTGATACAATGGCGAACAATGTACTTATTGATACGTATGCAAAATGTGGAAGTCTATTAGCTTCACGGGAAGTATTTGACTACATGGAATGCAGAGATTCTGTGTCATGGAATTCTATGATCAATGGTTACTTTCTTAATGGTTGTTTTGATGAAGGGTTAAATCTTTTTAAGATGATGCGGAGTAATATGAAACCTGATTCTGTGAGTTGTGTGACAATTCTGTCTGTCTATACTCAAATCAGACATGTGGACCAGGGGAAAATGATCCACTGTGATATAGTGAAGCTGGGATTTGATTCAGATGTTATTGTCAACAATGTTCTTGTCGATTTGTATGCTAAATGTGGCAAAATACAAGATGCACTAAAAGTATTTGACAGCATGACAGCACGTGATGTTGTAACATGGAATAGCATAATTTCTGCATGCACCCATAATGAAGACTGTAGTTTAGGTTTTAAAATGATTCTTAGAATGAGAAATGAGGGAGTGATGCCTGACACAGCAACAATGTTAGGCATCTTACCAGTGTGTTCCTTACTTGCTGCCAAGCAAAAAGGACAAGAGATCCATGGCTGCATTTTCAGGTTAGGATTTCATTCAGATGTTCCAGTTGGGAATGCACTAATCGAAATGTACTCTAGTTGTGGTAGCTTGGAAAGCTCCATACGAATATTTGAGCAAATGTACATAAAGGATGTGGTGACATGGACTTCGTTGATCTCTGCATATGGGACATATGGTGAAGGTGAGAAAGCATTGAGAGCATTTGAAGAAATGGAAGCAGCTGGTGTTCTTCCTGATCATCTAGCTTTTCTAGCCGTCATATATGCTTGTAGCCATTCAGGTTTGGTAGAAGACGGTCTGGCTTACTTTGACCGAATGAAGAAACACTACAAAGTTGAGCCTAGGATGGAGCACTATGCTTGTGTAGTTGACCTTCTATCCCGCTCTGGGCTATTAGCTCAAGCTGAGGACTTTATCCATACAATGCCGATGAAGGCTGATGCAAGTATATGGGGATCTTTACTTAGTGCTTGCCgagaaaatggagaagaaaagaTAGCTGCACATGTCTCAGAGCAGATTGTTCAATTGAATTCTTATGACACGGGGTATCATGTTTTGGTGTCGAATGTATATGCAGCTTTAGGGAAGTGGGATAAAGTGAGAAcgatgaggaaacacatgaaagCTAAAGGACTCACAAAAGATCCTGGATTTAGCTGGATGGAGATTCAAAAGAAGGGCTGA